In one window of Spartobacteria bacterium DNA:
- a CDS encoding phosphoribosylformylglycinamidine cyclo-ligase produces the protein MTKKKSAYAEAGVDIDVMMNALQRAKKNVKTTYTPEVKSELGSFGGIHALPAGDSVLVSSIDGVGTKLKVASMAGRHDTVGQDLINHCVNDILVQGARPLFFMDYIGASKLDPDVFEAVVSGLCKACRENNCALLGGETAEMPGLYPEGEYDLVGTIVGSVEKARLVTGERIRQGDVLIGLQSSGFQTNGFSLARKVLFEKAGLALTDEYPGTGRTVQDVLLAVHKSYYPSISALMDVVDVKGMAHITGGGLLDNVPRVLPEDCAVKIDTASWVVPPAFTYIRDAGDIDAEEMYRVFNMGIGYTVFVGEADCDKAMRLLAEKGETVYRIGTVTAGTPKVILA, from the coding sequence ATGACTAAAAAAAAATCTGCCTATGCCGAAGCCGGTGTTGATATTGATGTGATGATGAACGCGTTGCAGCGGGCGAAAAAGAATGTCAAGACAACCTACACCCCTGAGGTAAAAAGCGAATTGGGTTCTTTCGGAGGCATTCATGCGTTGCCGGCGGGCGACAGTGTGCTCGTCAGCAGCATCGACGGAGTTGGAACGAAATTGAAAGTGGCCTCCATGGCCGGTCGGCATGACACGGTCGGGCAGGATTTGATCAATCATTGCGTGAATGATATTCTGGTACAGGGTGCCAGACCGTTATTTTTTATGGATTATATCGGGGCATCGAAGCTGGATCCGGATGTGTTTGAAGCTGTTGTTTCCGGTCTTTGCAAAGCCTGCCGCGAAAACAACTGTGCCCTGCTTGGCGGGGAAACCGCAGAAATGCCGGGATTGTATCCCGAAGGAGAATACGATCTGGTAGGAACCATCGTGGGATCTGTGGAAAAAGCGCGACTGGTTACAGGCGAACGCATTCGGCAGGGTGATGTCCTGATCGGCCTGCAGTCCAGCGGCTTTCAGACCAATGGCTTTTCCTTGGCTCGCAAGGTGCTCTTTGAAAAGGCCGGCTTAGCATTGACCGATGAATATCCGGGTACGGGCAGGACGGTTCAGGATGTCTTATTGGCGGTACATAAAAGCTATTATCCGTCGATATCCGCCTTAATGGATGTGGTGGACGTTAAAGGCATGGCGCATATTACCGGAGGCGGATTGTTGGACAATGTGCCGCGTGTGCTGCCGGAAGACTGTGCAGTAAAAATTGATACGGCCAGCTGGGTCGTTCCGCCAGCCTTTACGTATATTCGTGATGCCGGCGATATTGATGCAGAGGAAATGTACCGGGTGTTTAACATGGGCATCGGTTACACCGTCTTTGTAGGCGAAGCGGACTGCGATAAAGCGATGCGGCTGCTGGCCGAAAAAGGGGAGACCGTATATCGGATAGGAACGGTGACTGCGGGAACGCCCAAGGTCATATTGGCGTAA
- a CDS encoding PAS domain S-box protein has product MKTLAGRISLFLCIVVVAITLTIIFFVQKETTRIYLASQEEQSRNLLKTAQLTVASEYKSIQYFERSLLNNKKEELKDVSSFCLSLLSNLDDEVASGKRSLAAAQVDALRIMRDIRYDNGSGYVWVNDTSVPPKMIMHPYIRQYEGQPLDRDEFNLTEDGKNIFSTFVDISKRPEGGFVQYRWNKPGSADTDSPIEKISYVQRFEPWGWVIGAGLYIDDIARRVQLRKNAVVSELSEVLAQIHIGQSGYIYLFDGQKKMLIHPMLDSGIVFSNVINELTGIPLLEEKMASAKGTNATTEYLWPMLDLTTTDRLYRKRAYVAWFEPLDWYIGVTSYLDESDLMVKRIRMQILFIGLLFMAGGLVLAVFIVRGLTGQLKKLTMAAASIAKNGVGDVSTIPVGGPLEVETLGRSLRFMLESIGTTQAALRVSEHRYRTLVDNMDMDIALMRADGTIIMDNGRPMHHWLQREGKAAGMQSLEQGVSVETECKGRSQEGDALFDARIQVFPVKEMDNRGEPTFILVIEDITERKRAEAELLHLRTLLVNIIYSMPSMLIALDGSGRITHWNRKAEQMMGVTEQEAKGRTFGDFSPVMDPMMQLVRQALDEERNVTASSVLWDSGDGERYMDVAVYPLADANCSEDAGDGVVVRMDDVTERLRMHELIIQTEKMMSVGGLAAGMAHEINNPLAGVLQNAQVIMNRLYGAVPANQRTAAELDLSMDVMRAYLDRRGIGQMLEMIEESAVRAAKIVQNMLSFSRKSDDNKHSCNLEEIIETVIELISSDYNLITKYDFKQVRIITEFECVPQIYGEPVKIQQVLLNILKNAAYVLHEFYSDEGDPCIAIRLSADDTVAKIEIEDNGPGIPESIRKRIFEPFFTTKPVGQGTGLGLSVSYFIIKEEHNGTLEVFPVVGSHTGTRFVITLPMVIASA; this is encoded by the coding sequence ATGAAAACCTTAGCTGGACGCATATCGTTATTTCTTTGCATTGTGGTTGTAGCTATTACGCTGACCATTATCTTTTTTGTGCAGAAAGAAACGACACGTATTTATTTGGCGTCGCAGGAAGAGCAGTCGCGTAATCTGCTGAAAACCGCGCAGCTGACGGTGGCCAGTGAATACAAAAGTATTCAGTATTTTGAACGTTCACTGTTGAATAATAAAAAAGAAGAACTGAAAGATGTCAGTTCTTTTTGTTTGTCCCTGCTGTCCAATTTGGATGATGAGGTGGCGTCGGGGAAACGGTCGCTGGCGGCCGCACAGGTCGATGCCCTGCGCATTATGCGGGATATACGGTATGATAATGGCAGCGGGTACGTTTGGGTCAATGATACGTCTGTTCCGCCCAAGATGATTATGCATCCTTATATCCGGCAGTATGAGGGACAGCCGCTGGATCGGGATGAATTCAATCTGACAGAGGACGGAAAAAATATCTTTTCTACATTTGTTGATATCAGTAAGCGTCCGGAAGGCGGATTTGTTCAGTATCGCTGGAATAAGCCGGGAAGTGCTGATACTGACAGCCCAATAGAAAAAATATCCTATGTACAGCGATTTGAACCATGGGGATGGGTGATTGGGGCTGGATTATACATTGATGATATTGCGAGACGGGTTCAGCTGCGTAAAAATGCGGTGGTCAGCGAACTGAGTGAAGTGCTGGCACAAATTCATATTGGTCAGTCAGGGTATATTTATCTCTTTGACGGCCAGAAAAAAATGCTGATTCATCCCATGCTTGACAGTGGCATTGTGTTTTCCAATGTAATAAATGAACTGACTGGTATACCGCTGCTTGAGGAAAAAATGGCGTCGGCGAAGGGAACCAATGCAACCACTGAGTACCTATGGCCTATGCTCGATTTAACCACAACAGACAGACTGTACCGTAAGCGGGCGTATGTTGCCTGGTTTGAACCGTTGGACTGGTATATCGGCGTGACGAGTTATCTGGATGAGAGTGATCTGATGGTGAAACGGATTCGCATGCAGATTCTCTTCATCGGATTGCTGTTTATGGCGGGCGGGCTGGTACTTGCTGTATTTATTGTTCGGGGACTCACCGGCCAGCTCAAAAAATTAACGATGGCCGCAGCATCGATTGCGAAAAATGGCGTGGGCGATGTGTCGACCATTCCCGTCGGTGGTCCGCTTGAAGTAGAAACCCTTGGGCGATCATTACGTTTTATGCTGGAGTCCATTGGAACGACGCAGGCAGCGTTGCGGGTCAGTGAACATCGGTATCGGACACTGGTCGACAATATGGATATGGATATTGCATTAATGCGGGCAGACGGAACCATTATTATGGATAACGGGCGTCCTATGCATCATTGGCTGCAACGTGAGGGGAAGGCCGCAGGTATGCAGTCGCTGGAGCAGGGGGTCTCCGTAGAAACGGAATGTAAAGGGCGGTCACAGGAGGGCGACGCGCTTTTTGATGCGCGTATTCAGGTTTTTCCTGTAAAAGAGATGGATAACCGAGGGGAGCCCACATTTATTCTGGTGATTGAAGATATTACGGAACGAAAAAGAGCCGAAGCGGAACTGTTGCATTTACGTACGCTGCTGGTAAATATTATTTATTCCATGCCGTCCATGCTCATTGCATTGGATGGCAGCGGACGGATCACGCATTGGAATCGAAAAGCAGAACAGATGATGGGGGTCACAGAACAAGAGGCGAAGGGCAGAACCTTTGGCGATTTTTCGCCGGTTATGGATCCTATGATGCAGCTGGTGCGTCAGGCCTTGGATGAGGAGCGCAATGTGACGGCTTCGTCGGTGCTGTGGGATTCCGGTGACGGAGAGCGCTATATGGATGTTGCGGTGTATCCGTTGGCCGATGCAAATTGTTCTGAGGATGCCGGTGATGGTGTTGTGGTGCGCATGGATGACGTGACAGAGCGGCTTCGTATGCATGAATTGATTATTCAAACAGAAAAAATGATGTCTGTGGGCGGACTGGCGGCCGGAATGGCTCATGAAATCAATAATCCGCTTGCCGGGGTGCTGCAGAATGCGCAGGTTATTATGAATCGCCTGTATGGGGCGGTTCCTGCCAATCAGCGGACGGCGGCCGAGCTTGATTTGTCGATGGATGTGATGAGAGCGTATCTGGATCGTCGCGGTATCGGTCAGATGCTTGAAATGATCGAGGAATCGGCTGTTCGCGCCGCGAAAATTGTCCAGAACATGTTGTCTTTCAGTCGAAAGAGCGATGATAACAAGCATTCCTGCAATTTAGAGGAAATCATCGAAACGGTCATTGAACTGATTTCCAGTGATTATAATCTGATTACCAAGTATGATTTTAAACAGGTGCGAATCATCACGGAATTCGAGTGTGTTCCCCAGATTTACGGTGAACCGGTCAAGATTCAGCAGGTTTTGCTTAATATTTTGAAAAACGCGGCTTATGTTCTGCATGAATTTTATTCTGACGAGGGCGACCCCTGTATTGCCATTCGGTTATCCGCCGATGATACGGTGGCAAAAATAGAAATTGAGGATAACGGCCCCGGGATTCCTGAGTCGATTCGTAAGCGGATTTTTGAGCCCTTTTTTACCACCAAACCTGTGGGGCAGGGGACGGGGCTTGGATTATCTGTTTCCTACTTTATTATAAAAGAGGAGCACAATGGCACCCTGGAAGTGTTTCCAGTGGTCGGTTCCCATACGGGAACACGCTTTGTTATTACACTGCCCATGGTCATTGCGTCTGCGTGA